Proteins encoded together in one Pectinophora gossypiella chromosome 20, ilPecGoss1.1, whole genome shotgun sequence window:
- the LOC126376320 gene encoding translation machinery-associated protein 16 homolog: protein MPKIKKSLDNLKHPNSRKTLSLAKKMKRNERKEQNKLGTHIKQNLTGEKILWFKERIPEGCSVLATEQVLELINTYLARFDEELEQIQLKNSVGHRKNRQHASREDVINITKKRELEEFDTCGIEMPDLMDAQQMEVLKTWNGELRYLQHFKLRRFSKKHLI from the coding sequence atgcccaaaataaagaaaagtttaGATAATTTAAAGCATCCTAACAGCAGAAAAACCTTATCACTTGCTAAGAAAATGAAGAGAAACGAGCGAAAAGAGCAAAACAAACTTGGCACACACATCAAGCAAAACCTAACAGGTGAGAAAATTCTCTGGTTCAAAGAGAGAATACCTGAGGGGTGTAGTGTTTTGGCTACAGAACAAGTATTAGAACTGATAAATACATATTTGGCGCGGTTTGATGAAGAACTAGAACAAATACAGTTGAAAAATTCTGTAGGACATAGGAAAAATCGTCAGCATGCGAGCAGAGAAGatgtaataaacattacaaaaaagCGAGAACTAGAGGAGTTTGACACGTGCGGTATAGAGATGCCTGACCTGATGGACGCTCAGCAGATGGAGGTGCTCAAGACCTGGAACGGAGAGCTGCGGTATCTACAGCATTTCAAGTTGAGAAGATTTtctaaaaaacatttaatatag